In Acinetobacter sp. C32I, one genomic interval encodes:
- a CDS encoding MaoC family dehydratase → MLYLEDLSIGDRFSSREYEMTLEEVKQFAGQYDPQPFHLDEVAAAEHPIFQGLAASGWHTSAVTMRLWTECFPVAGGLLGTESSLRWPRPTRVGDKIHVEIEITAIVPSKTKNDRGIVSYVTQALNQHGDVLLISTTKIMVFRKPT, encoded by the coding sequence ATGTTGTATTTAGAAGATTTAAGTATTGGTGATCGCTTCAGCAGCCGTGAATATGAAATGACGCTTGAAGAAGTGAAACAATTTGCTGGGCAATATGACCCACAACCCTTCCACCTAGATGAAGTTGCTGCAGCAGAACACCCTATCTTTCAAGGTTTAGCTGCAAGTGGCTGGCATACATCTGCAGTGACCATGCGTTTATGGACGGAGTGTTTTCCTGTTGCAGGTGGGCTATTAGGCACTGAGTCAAGCTTGCGCTGGCCCCGTCCAACCCGTGTTGGCGATAAAATTCATGTTGAGATTGAAATTACTGCAATTGTGCCATCTAAAACCAAAAATGATCGTGGTATTGTCAGCTACGTGACACAAGCTTTGAACCAACATGGGGATGTGCTATTAATATCGACAACCAAAATTATGGTGTTTAGAAAACCAACTTGA
- the aspA gene encoding aspartate ammonia-lyase: METVQTATIRIEHDLLGAKEVPVNCYYGIHTLRAIENFKISSQKVGQNGYFIRALAQVKKASAQANLSFGKLTETQSLAIQHACDALITDTEKWQDSFPIDIYQGGAGTSINMNTNEVIANIALESLGYQKGKYEVIHPNDHVNKSQSTNDVYPTALRLSTYCSLDALFTQMDKLITSFENKAIEFRYVLKMGRTQLQDAVPMTLGQEFRAFATLLKEDVRLIKRTRELLLEVNLGATAIGTGVNTPKGYAIKAVSCLKEITGLNLVGAEDYVEATSDCGVFIILSSALKRLACKLSKISNDLRLLSSGPRTGFGEIQLPELQAGSSIMPAKVNPVIPEVVNQIAFKVIGNDLTITFAAEAGQLQLNVMEPVIAISLNESIELLTHAIQSLDEKCVRGIKANEQACHDAVMRSVGIITLLDPLLGHALCDEIGKQCIAEHKTIQEVVLERGLLTQAQLDEIFSFENLVSEVDGIQVDDVA, translated from the coding sequence GTGGAAACGGTTCAAACGGCAACGATAAGAATAGAGCATGATTTGCTCGGTGCGAAAGAAGTTCCAGTCAATTGTTATTATGGAATTCATACTTTACGCGCCATTGAAAATTTTAAGATTTCTTCGCAAAAAGTTGGACAAAATGGCTACTTTATTCGTGCTTTGGCGCAGGTAAAGAAAGCTTCTGCGCAAGCGAATTTAAGCTTTGGCAAACTCACTGAAACTCAAAGTTTAGCTATTCAGCATGCCTGTGATGCTTTAATCACTGACACAGAAAAATGGCAAGATTCCTTCCCAATTGATATTTATCAAGGTGGGGCGGGAACTTCAATTAATATGAATACTAATGAAGTGATTGCCAATATTGCACTGGAGTCATTAGGTTATCAAAAAGGAAAATATGAGGTGATCCATCCTAATGATCATGTCAATAAATCCCAATCGACCAATGACGTATACCCAACAGCGCTTCGTCTATCAACCTACTGTTCTTTGGATGCTTTGTTCACGCAGATGGACAAGCTAATTACGTCATTTGAAAATAAAGCAATTGAATTCCGCTATGTATTAAAGATGGGTCGAACTCAATTACAGGATGCAGTGCCAATGACACTGGGGCAAGAGTTCCGTGCTTTTGCAACTTTATTAAAAGAAGATGTACGTTTAATCAAACGGACTCGTGAATTATTGCTTGAAGTGAATTTGGGCGCGACCGCAATTGGCACTGGGGTAAATACACCAAAAGGTTATGCCATCAAAGCCGTTTCCTGTTTAAAAGAGATTACAGGCTTGAATCTGGTGGGTGCGGAAGATTATGTTGAAGCTACCAGTGACTGTGGTGTATTCATCATTTTATCGAGTGCTTTGAAGCGTCTAGCATGTAAGCTTTCAAAGATCAGTAATGATTTACGTTTACTTAGTTCTGGACCGCGTACTGGATTCGGCGAAATTCAATTGCCTGAGCTGCAAGCTGGTTCTTCGATTATGCCTGCAAAAGTAAATCCTGTGATTCCTGAAGTGGTGAATCAGATCGCATTTAAAGTGATTGGTAACGATTTAACCATTACTTTTGCGGCAGAAGCAGGGCAATTACAGCTCAATGTGATGGAACCTGTGATTGCAATTTCATTGAATGAATCAATTGAATTGCTTACGCATGCAATTCAAAGCCTAGATGAAAAATGTGTACGTGGCATCAAAGCAAATGAACAAGCTTGCCATGATGCAGTGATGCGCAGTGTCGGGATTATTACCTTGCTTGATCCACTCTTGGGGCATGCATTGTGTGATGAAATCGGTAAACAATGTATTGCTGAACATAAAACCATTCAAGAGGTGGTTTTAGAGCGTGGTCTACTGACTCAAGCGCAACTGGATGAGATTTTCTCTTTTGAAAACTTGGTTTCAGAAGTCGATGGCATTCAAGTAGATGATGTCGCTTAA
- a CDS encoding metal-dependent hydrolase: MITENHQLKARKVHFDFSESSVCWMQNDPLCSHIANGINMLLPAGEFWFCRVFNKAIPHVTDEKLKQEVIGFVRQEAAHARAHEKAQDFLRENGYDIQDPLNRAHFIFNILLGDKPLGIPFLKGEKLEEYWLLFRVGVIAAIEHFTGTIGQWTLDSKSWDTADPAMTDLFRWHLAEEVEHRCVAYDLFEHLLTNKFGFYVSRQVIMMGVFPLFIYFLADFARSLGQQDLEHQEIQKLMRRGFFSFIREFEKKATQTDNLPTIKYLWKATLRWVSPTFNPIHEGDTEQALAYMARSPAVQYFEQMTQSSSKAALS; encoded by the coding sequence ATGATCACAGAAAATCATCAACTTAAAGCAAGAAAAGTACATTTCGATTTTTCTGAATCTTCCGTCTGCTGGATGCAGAACGATCCCTTATGCTCGCACATTGCCAATGGGATTAACATGCTTTTGCCTGCGGGTGAATTTTGGTTCTGCCGTGTGTTTAATAAAGCAATCCCTCATGTGACCGATGAAAAACTCAAACAAGAAGTCATTGGCTTTGTCCGTCAAGAAGCGGCTCATGCCCGTGCCCACGAGAAAGCACAAGATTTCTTGAGAGAAAATGGTTATGACATCCAAGATCCGTTAAATCGTGCCCACTTTATTTTTAATATTCTTCTCGGTGATAAACCTTTAGGGATACCATTCCTCAAGGGTGAAAAGTTGGAGGAATACTGGTTACTGTTCCGCGTTGGTGTTATTGCTGCAATCGAGCACTTTACTGGAACCATTGGACAATGGACCCTAGACAGTAAGTCTTGGGATACAGCAGATCCAGCCATGACCGATTTGTTTCGTTGGCACCTTGCTGAAGAAGTTGAGCATCGTTGCGTTGCCTATGACCTTTTTGAACATCTACTCACCAACAAATTTGGTTTTTATGTCTCGCGTCAAGTAATCATGATGGGTGTGTTCCCACTGTTTATTTACTTCCTTGCAGATTTTGCACGTAGCCTTGGGCAGCAAGATTTAGAACACCAAGAGATTCAAAAATTAATGCGCCGTGGCTTCTTTAGCTTTATTCGTGAGTTTGAGAAGAAAGCGACACAAACAGATAATCTACCGACCATTAAATATCTATGGAAAGCAACTTTACGCTGGGTCTCGCCAACCTTTAATCCGATCCATGAAGGTGATACCGAGCAAGCACTGGCCTATATGGCTCGTTCACCCGCAGTACAGTATTTTGAACAGATGACGCAAAGCTCAAGCAAAGCGGCATTAAGCTAG
- the gltS gene encoding sodium/glutamate symporter: MDFILNPTYTLMLAVLVLYVGRILNKHIPFLTKYNIPEPVAGGLVGAVIFYSIHQFAGYTISVNKPMQDTFMLMFFASIGLSANFAKLKEGGKPLIIFLIAISFFVIIQNGVGMAIASAVGLDPLMGVVAGSIALVGGLGTAGAWGPIFETKYAVEGALPMGIASATFGMVVGGLMGGPLARYLIRKHNLASPLKAEIRAENKEAPLTDSEYTFEAPQKVRLITADNAIVTLGMFAFALAFAETMKNLTIGTAIELPTFVWALGGGILLRNVLETGLKQEIFDRSIDVFGNTALALFLAMALVSLKLWQLADLAIPMIILLIAQSIAMWVFAVYVSFRVMGKNYDSAVLASGLCGFGMGATPNAIANMQAITNMYGPSHKAFLIVPLVGAFFIDLVNVVVIQSILQIFG; the protein is encoded by the coding sequence ATGGATTTCATACTTAATCCAACATATACGCTCATGCTAGCGGTGTTGGTCCTCTATGTAGGACGCATTTTAAATAAGCACATCCCATTTTTAACCAAATACAATATCCCAGAACCCGTTGCTGGTGGTTTGGTGGGTGCAGTTATTTTCTATTCAATTCATCAATTTGCGGGCTATACCATCTCTGTTAATAAGCCAATGCAAGATACGTTCATGCTTATGTTTTTCGCATCGATTGGCTTGAGTGCTAATTTTGCCAAACTTAAGGAAGGTGGCAAACCGCTCATTATCTTCTTAATTGCGATTTCCTTCTTTGTCATCATTCAAAATGGCGTCGGAATGGCAATTGCTTCTGCTGTCGGTCTTGATCCATTAATGGGTGTTGTCGCTGGTTCAATCGCTTTGGTGGGTGGTTTAGGTACTGCTGGGGCATGGGGACCAATTTTTGAGACCAAATATGCCGTTGAAGGCGCATTACCAATGGGGATTGCAAGTGCGACCTTTGGTATGGTTGTCGGTGGTTTAATGGGAGGACCTTTAGCCCGTTACCTCATTCGTAAACACAACCTTGCTTCACCTTTAAAAGCGGAAATTCGTGCAGAAAATAAAGAAGCACCGCTAACTGATAGTGAATACACCTTTGAAGCACCACAAAAAGTTCGCTTGATCACAGCGGATAATGCCATTGTCACTTTAGGTATGTTTGCCTTTGCTTTGGCGTTTGCTGAAACCATGAAAAACCTAACCATTGGCACCGCAATTGAATTACCTACATTTGTATGGGCTTTAGGTGGCGGTATTCTTTTACGCAATGTGTTAGAAACAGGTTTGAAACAAGAAATCTTTGATCGTTCGATAGATGTGTTTGGTAATACAGCGCTTGCGTTATTTTTAGCAATGGCTCTGGTTTCATTGAAACTTTGGCAACTGGCTGATCTTGCAATTCCAATGATTATTTTATTGATTGCTCAATCTATTGCAATGTGGGTCTTTGCGGTTTATGTGTCTTTCCGCGTCATGGGTAAAAACTACGATTCAGCAGTATTGGCTTCTGGTCTTTGCGGTTTTGGTATGGGGGCTACGCCCAATGCAATTGCAAATATGCAAGCCATTACCAATATGTATGGCCCATCTCACAAAGCCTTTTTGATTGTTCCACTTGTCGGTGCATTCTTTATTGACCTTGTCAACGTTGTTGTCATTCAAAGTATCTTACAAATCTTTGGTTAA
- a CDS encoding AraC family transcriptional regulator, whose protein sequence is MKTTSTRQDQGIPGVYGLLLLDVVSRWGYSDETLFAPFHLTSEQLADPNYRIPTPIANELVKHSLRLTGESTLGFHLGTQMRISIHGFIGYAIMTAHDITDAIALASRFIQLRLPFLQLYFSTFGPKATLQLQCDIEVEPLRTEIILGLTIGIMTMAKALTGIDDLSGEVDLDFPEPAGFEKYKDRLTSTVRFNQPHLISSFDKKYLGLKMVNADPIASQIAINQCETELSALGERRRLAMRVRDILTNSEQHYLSIESVAERLHMSDRTLKRQLAAEGTSFSTLVDEVRYRHATSLLSRTDYSLEQIADELGYSDVANFSRAFKRWSGRSPSNWRKDPYL, encoded by the coding sequence ATGAAAACAACCTCAACTCGTCAAGATCAAGGAATACCAGGCGTCTATGGCTTATTGCTGTTAGATGTCGTTTCACGCTGGGGATATAGCGATGAAACATTGTTTGCACCGTTTCACTTAACCAGCGAACAACTGGCTGATCCAAACTATCGAATTCCAACACCGATTGCGAATGAATTGGTAAAACACTCTTTGCGCCTTACCGGTGAAAGTACATTGGGCTTTCATCTAGGTACGCAGATGCGTATTTCCATTCATGGTTTTATTGGCTATGCCATTATGACGGCGCATGACATTACCGATGCGATTGCACTGGCAAGCCGTTTCATCCAGTTACGCCTTCCGTTTTTACAGCTCTATTTCTCTACTTTCGGCCCTAAAGCAACCTTACAACTACAATGTGATATTGAAGTTGAGCCATTGCGTACTGAAATCATTTTAGGCTTAACCATTGGGATTATGACCATGGCTAAAGCTCTAACCGGAATTGATGATCTCAGCGGTGAAGTTGATCTGGACTTTCCTGAACCTGCTGGCTTTGAAAAATATAAAGATCGATTAACCAGTACAGTGCGTTTTAATCAGCCCCATCTGATTTCAAGCTTCGATAAAAAATATCTCGGCTTAAAAATGGTCAATGCAGATCCAATTGCCAGTCAGATTGCAATTAACCAATGCGAAACTGAACTTTCAGCGCTAGGTGAACGTCGTCGTTTAGCAATGCGGGTGCGTGATATTTTAACCAATTCAGAACAGCACTATCTGAGTATTGAAAGTGTGGCTGAACGCTTGCATATGTCAGATCGTACCTTGAAACGCCAATTGGCTGCGGAAGGTACCTCCTTCTCTACACTCGTGGATGAAGTACGTTACCGACATGCAACCTCTTTGCTGTCTCGAACCGATTATAGTTTGGAACAAATCGCAGATGAACTCGGTTATTCCGATGTCGCGAATTTCAGCCGTGCTTTTAAACGTTGGAGTGGTCGTAGCCCAAGTAACTGGCGTAAAGACCCTTATTTATAA
- a CDS encoding lytic polysaccharide monooxygenase, with amino-acid sequence MMMHHFIRRSLISMGILVLPIIPSLVFAHGYVLKPESRAYACKLNKNTQCGSIVWEPQSLEAPKGFPQSGPPDGQIANANLSQFSELNAQSPTRWVKTNLPTGANDFTWQFTAQHVTQGWRYFITKQGWNPSAPLARGSFDLNPFCTVDGKYQKPASVETHRCYVPADRSGYHVILAVWDIGDTSNAFYNVIDVNVGSGRPTTPVDPQPPKPVQSWNDIGDINPLDDLLVNDRVSTRVFDTNGENPNLKTELRISSTANGSRNVWPRLLAEAINREHSALRAGIKNAQGEIVPVSGKNDVYSSVNSGIQRVEIKIERAPISGDGSYDFVYPKNISTYKAGTKVLGSDGYTYQCKPFPYSGWCSIQAHQYVPGTGSNWQDAWILVK; translated from the coding sequence ATGATGATGCATCACTTTATTAGACGCAGTTTAATCTCGATGGGAATATTGGTACTACCGATTATACCTTCATTGGTTTTTGCACACGGCTATGTACTGAAACCAGAATCTCGAGCCTATGCCTGTAAGTTAAATAAGAATACTCAATGTGGCAGCATTGTTTGGGAGCCGCAAAGTTTAGAAGCTCCGAAAGGTTTTCCGCAGTCTGGACCACCAGATGGACAGATTGCCAATGCCAATTTGAGTCAATTCTCAGAATTGAATGCCCAATCACCGACACGATGGGTCAAAACAAATTTGCCCACAGGTGCAAATGACTTTACTTGGCAGTTTACCGCACAACATGTGACTCAAGGCTGGCGTTATTTCATTACTAAACAAGGGTGGAATCCTTCAGCTCCTTTGGCACGTGGCTCTTTTGATCTAAATCCTTTTTGTACGGTGGATGGTAAGTACCAAAAGCCTGCCAGTGTAGAAACACATCGCTGTTATGTACCTGCTGACCGAAGTGGTTATCATGTCATTTTAGCGGTTTGGGATATCGGTGATACCAGTAATGCCTTTTATAATGTTATTGATGTAAATGTCGGTTCAGGTCGTCCAACAACACCAGTTGATCCGCAACCACCGAAACCAGTTCAAAGCTGGAATGATATTGGTGATATTAATCCGCTTGATGACCTATTGGTAAATGATCGGGTATCCACACGAGTTTTTGATACCAATGGCGAAAATCCAAATTTAAAAACAGAATTACGGATTAGCAGTACTGCCAATGGTAGCCGAAATGTTTGGCCACGTTTATTAGCAGAGGCGATTAATCGAGAACATAGTGCCTTGCGCGCAGGTATTAAAAATGCACAGGGGGAGATTGTACCTGTAAGTGGCAAAAATGATGTGTATAGCAGTGTCAATAGTGGTATTCAGCGTGTTGAAATCAAAATTGAGCGTGCCCCGATCAGTGGTGATGGCTCTTATGATTTTGTTTATCCGAAAAATATCAGTACATATAAAGCAGGGACCAAGGTATTGGGCAGTGATGGCTACACATATCAGTGCAAGCCTTTTCCTTATAGTGGTTGGTGTAGCATTCAAGCACATCAATATGTACCAGGCACAGGCTCGAACTGGCAGGATGCCTGGATTCTCGTAAAATAG
- the gcvH gene encoding glycine cleavage system protein GcvH produces MNHPAELKYARTHEWVRIEGDLVVTGITDHAQDELGDLVYVETPEVGSHVTATEQAGIVESVKTASDIHAPVSGTVVEVNTDLEDDPDFVNDEPYGKGWIYKIKPDNMADVEKLLSNSEYESGL; encoded by the coding sequence ATGAATCATCCAGCAGAATTGAAATATGCACGTACGCATGAGTGGGTAAGAATTGAGGGCGACCTCGTTGTTACCGGGATTACTGACCATGCACAAGATGAATTGGGTGATTTAGTGTATGTGGAAACCCCAGAAGTGGGTAGCCATGTCACCGCAACCGAACAAGCAGGCATTGTTGAGTCAGTTAAAACAGCCTCTGATATTCATGCGCCTGTTTCTGGAACCGTGGTTGAAGTGAATACTGACCTTGAAGATGATCCTGATTTTGTTAATGATGAGCCGTATGGCAAAGGATGGATTTACAAAATCAAGCCAGACAATATGGCTGATGTTGAAAAATTGCTTTCAAATAGCGAATACGAATCAGGTTTATAA
- a CDS encoding ABC transporter ATP-binding protein — translation MLQWFEKLVDPYPTKDLNKPLPTTFFAFVWQSTKGIRPYLFILIACTAAAASFEALFFSYIGKLVDWLTQSHPSTFLANNQQNLTILISILFANIFFVSLQSVVKHQVLFSNFPMRMRWRFHNLLLQQSLDFFHTDFAGRLSAKVMQTALAVREFWMILGDMLVYVLIYFITISVVLGSISPVLIIPLMLWLVFFIVIASYFIPRLGKISKKQADSRAVMTGRITDAYTNIQTVKLFAHAGRESQYAKESMQEFMVTVYKQMRLGVKYEISIRLLSAFLYIGVIGTSVWLWTQGQAAIGVIAATTAMVLKLDSMAEFLMWHVTMLFENVGTIQDGMSTLGKQIQIQDKKDATELKVQHGEIRFEDVSFAYNQKNVIEHFNLTIKPGEKIGVVGRSGAGKSTLIQLLLHFYDINQGRILIDGQNIHDVTQDSLRANIALVTQDTSLLHRTVAENIKYGRPHATEAEVQLAVKKARAEEFIPQLTDQKGRVGFDAYVGERGVKLSGGQRQRIAISRVFLKDAPILILDEATSALDSEVEAAIQSSLNDLMVGKTVIAIAHRLSTIAQMDRLIVLDQGRIAEQGTHEELIANDGLYAQLWKRQTGGFLVEQRVTQDQDTE, via the coding sequence ATGCTGCAATGGTTTGAAAAATTAGTTGATCCCTATCCAACGAAAGACTTAAACAAACCATTACCCACCACTTTTTTTGCTTTCGTTTGGCAATCCACCAAAGGCATCCGCCCTTATCTCTTTATTCTGATTGCCTGTACTGCAGCTGCAGCCAGTTTTGAAGCATTATTTTTCTCCTATATCGGAAAATTGGTCGATTGGCTAACACAAAGTCACCCAAGTACATTTTTAGCAAATAACCAACAAAACCTCACCATCCTGATTAGCATCCTTTTTGCCAATATCTTCTTTGTCAGTCTGCAATCAGTAGTCAAACATCAAGTTTTATTTAGTAATTTCCCAATGCGCATGCGTTGGCGCTTCCATAACCTGTTATTACAACAGAGTCTCGACTTCTTCCATACGGACTTCGCAGGGCGTCTTTCTGCCAAGGTCATGCAAACGGCTTTGGCTGTACGCGAATTCTGGATGATTTTAGGCGATATGCTAGTTTATGTACTGATCTACTTCATTACAATTAGTGTGGTCTTAGGCTCCATTTCTCCTGTCCTTATTATTCCTTTAATGTTGTGGCTGGTCTTTTTCATTGTGATTGCCAGCTATTTTATTCCCCGTTTAGGTAAAATTTCCAAAAAACAGGCAGATTCACGTGCTGTCATGACAGGCCGCATAACGGATGCTTATACCAATATCCAAACTGTAAAACTTTTTGCGCATGCAGGCCGTGAAAGCCAATATGCCAAAGAATCCATGCAAGAGTTTATGGTTACGGTTTATAAGCAAATGCGTTTAGGGGTCAAATACGAAATCAGCATTCGTTTACTCAGTGCATTTCTATACATTGGTGTCATTGGCACTTCAGTATGGTTATGGACACAAGGGCAAGCGGCGATTGGGGTGATTGCAGCCACCACGGCGATGGTACTGAAGCTAGACAGTATGGCTGAGTTTTTAATGTGGCATGTCACCATGCTATTTGAGAATGTCGGTACCATTCAGGATGGCATGTCAACTTTAGGGAAACAGATCCAAATTCAAGACAAGAAAGATGCGACTGAATTAAAAGTTCAGCATGGTGAAATCCGATTTGAAGATGTTAGCTTTGCTTACAACCAAAAAAATGTGATTGAGCATTTTAACTTAACCATCAAACCTGGTGAAAAAATTGGCGTTGTGGGCCGTTCAGGTGCGGGTAAATCAACACTGATCCAATTACTGCTTCATTTCTACGATATCAACCAAGGTCGTATTTTGATTGACGGTCAAAATATTCATGATGTTACTCAAGATAGCTTACGTGCCAATATTGCTCTCGTCACGCAAGACACCTCTTTATTACACCGCACTGTAGCTGAAAATATTAAATATGGACGTCCACATGCGACTGAAGCGGAAGTGCAACTTGCAGTGAAAAAAGCCAGAGCAGAAGAATTCATTCCCCAACTGACAGATCAAAAAGGTCGGGTTGGATTTGATGCCTATGTCGGTGAACGTGGTGTGAAGCTCTCTGGTGGACAACGCCAACGGATTGCAATATCACGTGTTTTTCTGAAAGATGCACCTATTCTGATTTTAGATGAAGCAACTAGTGCATTGGATTCGGAAGTCGAAGCCGCAATTCAAAGTAGCTTAAATGACTTGATGGTTGGCAAAACGGTGATTGCAATTGCGCATCGATTATCTACTATTGCTCAGATGGATCGCCTCATTGTGCTTGACCAAGGCCGAATTGCTGAGCAAGGAACACATGAGGAACTGATTGCGAACGACGGCTTGTATGCACAGTTATGGAAGCGCCAAACGGGTGGCTTTTTAGTTGAACAGCGAGTGACTCAGGACCAGGACACAGAATAA